A genomic region of Rickettsiales bacterium contains the following coding sequences:
- a CDS encoding GIY-YIG nuclease family protein, translating to MLTLQELLNLKSNRFADTKIKLVRHAGGSEQYSDLTKDKYGFLNDQKNQDREVFKDCDYILSFIGMERKRSIFAGCFKVNSASPVGDGYHYDLEPISVFDEFIDRVMIDWGGNSRAWHQWYDKNPKEVVEILPKGYMGNFPGLLNFVLDFDELQKLTANPEANADWRHHLSAVNGIYLILDSNTGQQYIGSACGNEGIWQRWRNYAASKTGGNKELIALLERDSNYQRHFRYSILQPLPSNVTQKEVVRVENLYKEKFGSRAFGLNAN from the coding sequence ATGTTAACGTTGCAAGAATTATTGAACCTAAAAAGCAACCGCTTTGCAGATACAAAAATAAAGTTGGTGCGCCATGCGGGTGGTAGCGAGCAATATAGCGATCTAACCAAAGATAAATATGGTTTTCTAAATGACCAAAAAAACCAAGATAGAGAAGTATTTAAAGATTGCGATTATATCCTCTCTTTCATTGGGATGGAACGGAAACGTTCAATATTTGCAGGATGCTTCAAGGTAAATAGTGCTTCTCCTGTAGGTGATGGTTATCACTATGATCTTGAACCTATCTCTGTTTTTGACGAGTTTATAGACCGAGTCATGATTGATTGGGGAGGTAATAGTCGTGCATGGCATCAGTGGTACGATAAGAACCCAAAGGAAGTAGTCGAAATTCTGCCGAAGGGTTACATGGGTAATTTTCCCGGATTGCTGAATTTCGTATTGGATTTTGATGAACTGCAAAAACTAACCGCCAATCCTGAAGCCAATGCCGATTGGAGGCACCACCTTTCTGCAGTAAACGGCATCTACCTTATTTTGGATAGTAACACTGGACAGCAATATATCGGCTCAGCTTGTGGCAATGAGGGCATCTGGCAACGCTGGAGAAACTATGCTGCGAGCAAAACAGGGGGCAATAAAGAGCTTATCGCGCTTCTTGAACGAGATTCCAATTACCAGCGCCATTTCCGTTATTCAATATTGCAACCACTTCCCAGCAATGTGACGCAGAAGGAAGTGGTGCGAGTCGAGAATCTATATAAAGAGAAATTCGGCTCTAGAGCATTCGGGCTGAATGCTAATTAA